The nucleotide window CTTCAATAAAAACAGACCATTTCTCTATTTTTAGCAGAGATTATCTTGGTTAAAATATTCCAACAATTAGCTGTTCACAGCAGAAGGGCTGATAGGACTATGGTAAGTGGGTctcaatttttattcttttctgcttGAGTTATTTACTGGGTCTGCATTATTGCATCTACAGGAGGTGTGGCAGTTAGAGTATAGAGAAAAGGCACCAAATTCTCACTTGATGTAAAAGAAAAGCCAAGGCTGTGGGTCTTGCAAATGACTCCCAAAGAAGGGGCAAAATAGCATTTTTATTAAAGCAATTTGTCAGGTTTTCCTTTGAAAGGCTTAACTTCTTCTTCCTGTCTTGGCAATAAATAGCCTCAAGTTATACAAACTAAACAACGCTTTAAAACCACCTAAAATTGCTTTAGAGGGAgatcaaatttttcatttaagtaaatgtttcaaaatttaaaatatattaagaggTGTTTACccaaggggttttttttttttttttttttttttttaaagctaaacgGTTAGACTTCTTGGTGGACATCCTTAAGGTAAGAGGCTACATACTATTTCATGAATAAAGAGGTGACGTCTAATAGTGAGGGAAGTTCGGTTTTCCACATCTTGTTGTGAGTAAGGATTTGAAGTCTGGCTTAACATGAACATCCATCCCCAGACACCCCAGAGCGGGCATGCCTTACCTGTAGCTTCCACCATTCCTTCCAGGATGACCACAATTTCCAGTTCCTCTTTGGGCAGCTGGGCTTTGGAGATCTCCCAGAAAGGACTCTGCTGGTTGATTTCGTGGCTGATGATGAGTGGAGACACCAGAAACAGACGGTCATCCCCCGTGTAATACCCGACGTTGATGTCCGTCTGGTTCAGAGGGATGAACTCCCCTTCCGAGGTCTGTTTGGATTTAATCAGCTTGGCTCTGATGGAAGCCTCCACGATGTGGGAATTCCTCAGATCCCCCACCCGAAACATCAGGCACAGTTTCCCATCCCGCATGGAGATCACCGCGTGTGTGGAAAAAACCAGGGTCTCCGCCCTCTTCTTGGGCTGCGATATTTTAACAAACATGCACCCCACCATGAAAGCGTTGACAATGGACCCCAACACCGACTGGATGAGGAGGAGGATGATGCCCTCCGGGCACTTGTCCGTGATGACCCGGTAGCCATAACCGATGGtggtttctgtctctatggagaataaaaaagcagagacgaaCCCGTTGAGGTTGGTGACGCACGGAGTCCACGATGGGTCCTCTATGTGGTCCATGTCTCCTCGGATGTACGCAATTAGCCACCAGATCATCCCGAAAAAGAGCCACGTCACGGTGTAGACCATGACGAAGATGAGCAGGTTGAACCTCCACTTGAGGTCCACTAAGGTGGTGAAGATGTCAGTCAGGTAGCGGTAGGTCTCCCTCACATTGCCGTGGTGCACGTTGCACTTTCCGTCTTTCCGCACGTACCTCTGGATTTTCCTTTTGGTCCGGTCCCGGCTGATGTGTCTCGGTAGGTCGTCCCTGGCTTGCTTAGGCAACTTTGGCTGGTGAATGGCCACAGGGCTCTCAACGTcctggtccatggagtcaccctCTAGGACGTTAGCTGGTGgtttggagaaaagaaaagaaaaaccgaATGAACCGCTGGCTCTCTGAGGGTCCTGGAAGCCCCCTTGGTGGTTGGCAGTGTGGTAGACGACCAAGCATCATTGGACCATTTGTGCAGCTCCTATTAGAGCAGATGAAGCCTCTTTTGGGGGGAGCGTCATCTGCCTGTGCCCTGTGATCTAGCTTGTGTAAGGACTTTACCACACTTCCCACCAGAACAAGGCTCACTGCTGTGAAAGTGTCTCCCTGCCAGCAAGTTCTAAGAGTCGGCTCTGACAGCAGGGCGTCTCCTGGCTCTCTCTGAGATGCTGTGGTATGTGAGAAGCAGCACACTCCGGATAAAGAAATGTTTCGATCCAGACAGCCTTGGTGCTACCACTCAGCGGCTGTGGGTTCCTGGTCGTGCCATTACGGATTGTAGAGATGGGTCCTCTGAGGacataattaaggttaaatgagtgCAAAAGGGTGAAGCCTGAATCCAAAAGGACTTGTGCTCTTTTACGGAAATGAAGAGACACCGGGGCTGTGTTTGCggagaaaggccatgtgaggacacagagaggaggcaggaagaaaGGTCTTCCAAACCAATTGAGGGcaccagaaaccaaccctgctggcACCTTGGTCTTAAACTTtcagcccccagaactgtgagaaaataaattgctgCTGTTTAAGCCCTCCAGTCTGTAGGGTTCTGTTAGGGCAGCCTGAGTAGACCAATAGACTATTAGAATTTATTGACTGATCCACAGTTTTCACATATACAAAACGGTCATCATGATAGCCAATTCATAGGGTTATTATTAAGTTAAACAAAACCACTGTGCATGATATCTGCCTACATGAAACAGACATGAAATAAACATTCCTTTGTAATTGTCCCTTTGCTACTCTCCTTGATTTTAGGGGCAAGAATTTTGAGGGAACTCTTTAAATTGTCAGTCAAATTTCAGAGTTGAAAAAATTCTCGTTTTTATTGGTAAGTATGAGCTTCcgtgatagctcagctggtaaagaatccacctgcgatgcaggagaccctggtttgactcctgggttgggaagatcccctggagaaaggataggctacctactccattcttgggcttcccttatggctcagctggtaaagaatctgcctgcaatgtgggagacctgggttctatccctgggttgggaagatcccctgaaaaagagcatggaaacacactccaatattctggcctgtggaattccatggactgttacaGTGCCACTCTttacagggtggcaaagagttgaacatgactgagtgactttcacatgcaTGCATTTAACCCTAAGGCAATGCCAAGGTTAAAAGCAGTGTGGggcatgtctttctctttctatatgTTTACGTATTTGATTTGGTTTCTGCCTCAACATTTAACATCTGCCGTTTTGGCTTATGGTTGTACTGTTTCTGCTGGCCTTCATGATTAATGCATTGGTACAATCATCTGATGACGAAGCATTAGGAAGACTCTCCTGGAATCCAAGTGCAAGGGGACATTTAGAATCAATGTTGCTATGAAACACATATAAACCACTGAGTGAAATTTCTTGTTCAGCCAATAATTTTAAAGCTTTCTGAAAGTTTTATAAGCAGTTTCTTCCCTCAGGCTTGTGTTCTGTGTCATTTGACTCTGGGGTGTCTTTTCTCCCCTTGGTTAAAGGAGAAAAACTGTTGAGAATGCATTTATCTGAATAAGCAAGCAGCTGGGGATGGAACTCGAGTGGTACCAACTTATCTTACGGATTAGCCTTGCTCATGGTTGGATAGTTTCCTTAATAATCAATCCCAtggatctgtttttatttttcagcacAAGGAAGAAGCAGCATCTGGTCTGTGAGTCCAATGTTTGGTGAGACAGTTTTGACGTTTAGATAACTGCCCTCAGTAACTCTTCATTTGTAGAGGAGGAACcttgtcttttttcctcttagaACAGAACAGATACCAGGACAAGAGTCAAAGGAAGCAGCTGAGACTGGGACAGGGTGGATGGGGTTGGGGGATCTGGATGGAAGTCATGGGCAATGCCCTTGCTCACTGCCAGCATCCCATGCAAGGCGGGATGTTTGATGCAGGGGTTGTCATGTCTGAGCTCTCATTGCTAATTTTGCCCCGAGACGGAGTCTCTAACTCTGACTTCATGTGGGCTGAACTCAGTTCAAAATCAGCCAGGCTGGGCACTCTTGTTTGGAGACCTGGAGTGTGGTCTGACCTTGGCCCCAGGTGGGGAGCTCTCTGCCTATACAGAGTCACCCTGGGGTCTTGTTTCCTTGAGTGTTGAGGTGGAAGAGGGTGGCTTTGTCAGATTAGCTGACTCTTAGcagttttctgggcttccctggtggctccgatggtaaagaagccacctgtcaatgcaggagacgtgggtttgatccctgggttgggaagatcccctggagaaggaaatggcaaaactca belongs to Bubalus kerabau isolate K-KA32 ecotype Philippines breed swamp buffalo chromosome 2, PCC_UOA_SB_1v2, whole genome shotgun sequence and includes:
- the KCNJ6 gene encoding G protein-activated inward rectifier potassium channel 2 gives rise to the protein MSANVLEGDSMDQDVESPVAIHQPKLPKQARDDLPRHISRDRTKRKIQRYVRKDGKCNVHHGNVRETYRYLTDIFTTLVDLKWRFNLLIFVMVYTVTWLFFGMIWWLIAYIRGDMDHIEDPSWTPCVTNLNGFVSAFLFSIETETTIGYGYRVITDKCPEGIILLLIQSVLGSIVNAFMVGCMFVKISQPKKRAETLVFSTHAVISMRDGKLCLMFRVGDLRNSHIVEASIRAKLIKSKQTSEGEFIPLNQTDINVGYYTGDDRLFLVSPLIISHEINQQSPFWEISKAQLPKEELEIVVILEGMVEATGMTCQARSSYITSEILWGYRFTPVLTLEDGFYEVDYNSFHETYETSTPSLSAKELAELASRAELPLSWSVSSKLNQHAELETEEEEKNPEEQTERNGDVANLENESKV